In Rhodanobacter denitrificans, a single window of DNA contains:
- the uppS gene encoding polyprenyl diphosphate synthase: protein MPGVEAAQVPRHIAIVMDGNGRWAKARHRPRSFGHNAGRKAVREAIEACLREGVQALTLFAFSSENWQRPQDEVGALMGLFVRALDKEVDELHGHGVRLRFIGDLAAFDEALRERMQAAMARTAGNDRLQVNIAVSYGGRWDIVQASRQAAAAVARGELRADEIDEARLGQWMSLAELPPLDLFIRTGGECRISNFLLWQVAYAELYFTDTLWPDFDQACLRRAIEDYARRERRYGRTGEQVATAS, encoded by the coding sequence ATGCCCGGCGTCGAGGCCGCCCAGGTTCCGCGCCACATCGCCATCGTGATGGACGGCAACGGCCGCTGGGCGAAAGCCCGACACCGCCCGCGCAGCTTCGGCCACAACGCCGGACGCAAGGCCGTGCGCGAGGCGATCGAGGCGTGCCTGCGCGAGGGCGTGCAGGCATTGACCCTGTTCGCGTTCTCCAGCGAGAACTGGCAACGCCCGCAGGATGAAGTCGGCGCCCTGATGGGCCTGTTCGTGCGCGCGCTGGACAAGGAAGTGGACGAGCTGCATGGCCACGGCGTGCGGCTGCGCTTCATCGGCGACCTGGCCGCCTTCGACGAGGCGCTGCGCGAGCGCATGCAGGCGGCGATGGCCCGCACCGCCGGCAACGACCGGCTGCAGGTGAACATTGCGGTGAGCTACGGCGGTCGCTGGGACATCGTGCAGGCCAGCCGCCAGGCCGCCGCCGCGGTGGCGCGCGGCGAGCTGCGCGCGGACGAGATCGACGAGGCCCGGCTGGGCCAGTGGATGAGCCTGGCCGAGCTGCCGCCGCTGGACCTGTTCATCCGCACCGGCGGCGAATGCCGCATCAGCAACTTCCTGTTGTGGCAGGTGGCGTACGCCGAACTGTACTTTACCGACACCTTGTGGCCCGATTTCGACCAGGCCTGCCTGCGTCGGGCCATCGAAGACTATGCCCGCCGGGAGCGCCGTTACGGCCGTACCGGCGAGCAGGTCGCCACCGCTTCGTAG
- the glnD gene encoding [protein-PII] uridylyltransferase translates to MSVVLPPLPRLPTAVPRSGVSAEARQALRQLLGDVDRMLATAFRDGADASVLARRRGESVARIVAHVWTACLGDVTGAALFAVGGFGRGLLFPYSDVDLLALVQSPEPARLRALEQFFATLWDVGLKVGHAVRDPVQCRALAAQDASVFTSLLDARRLAGDAAFDAQLKTIVEDPALWPPQEYLAARLAERNARHARYDDTAYNLEPNLKDGPGGLRTLDSLRWMGQRLAHADDLADMVAEGLLDPAEQALLEQSEAVLRRYRYALHLEAGRPEERLLFDYQRALAARLGFEDEHAKNLGVEQFMQGYYRAASQVERLGMQVAERFEEMLEPPGEAVPVGRDFVRYGKRLAAVDPHLFMRRPAALVEIFIARMDQSGVAGFSADTMRRIHQATAAHGDALADDGEVLAAFLRLLRRGAPAVEALWRMNRHGLLAAILPAFGKVFGRMQYDLFHVYTVDEHTLRVLRNLARFADPAAQREFPLGCEIWAGLPVPEVLLLAGLFHDIAKGRGGDHSVLGEQDARVFCSRLGLPPGDVEQVAWLVRWHLLMSTTAQRQDITDPDVVHRFAQVVGNRERLGQLYLLTIADIIGTSPRLWNGWKDRLLADLYTSTRYALRSDVELPRDIGARVRECSEYALALLLDEGHAEADVVRVWADFPQLSFLRHRPEQIAWQTAAILRAHGALPLVAVHPLSVRGSTELFVYTPDRDGLFATVTAVLDRLRFSVMESRILSSPTGMALDTFLLLDADSQQPVSAARAEELQQRLQRALVQSAGVQPSKRGLSRHQKHFQMTPQISFHAAGDRTQLALVGTDRPGLLAAVAQVMLATGVRVHDARIATFGERVEDFFQLTDRHNAPLDAAQQDRLLHALLERIGPARD, encoded by the coding sequence ATGAGCGTCGTGCTGCCGCCACTCCCCCGTCTGCCGACAGCCGTGCCGCGCTCGGGCGTGTCGGCGGAGGCGCGGCAGGCGTTGCGGCAGCTGCTGGGCGACGTCGACCGCATGCTGGCCACCGCGTTTCGCGATGGCGCCGACGCCAGCGTGCTGGCGCGACGCCGCGGCGAGTCGGTGGCGCGCATCGTGGCGCACGTGTGGACCGCCTGCCTTGGCGATGTGACCGGGGCGGCGCTGTTCGCGGTCGGCGGCTTCGGCCGTGGCTTGCTGTTTCCGTATTCGGACGTGGACCTGCTGGCGCTGGTGCAGTCGCCGGAACCGGCGCGCCTGCGCGCGCTGGAACAGTTTTTCGCCACGCTGTGGGACGTCGGCCTGAAGGTTGGCCACGCGGTGCGCGATCCTGTGCAGTGCCGCGCGCTGGCCGCGCAGGACGCCAGCGTGTTCACCAGCCTGCTGGATGCGCGCCGGCTGGCCGGCGATGCGGCGTTCGACGCGCAACTCAAGACCATCGTGGAGGACCCGGCGCTGTGGCCGCCGCAGGAATACCTGGCCGCCCGGCTGGCCGAACGCAATGCGCGGCACGCACGCTACGACGATACCGCCTACAACCTGGAGCCGAACCTCAAGGACGGCCCGGGCGGCCTGCGCACGCTCGACTCCCTGCGCTGGATGGGGCAGCGGCTGGCGCATGCGGACGACCTGGCCGACATGGTGGCCGAAGGCCTGCTCGACCCGGCCGAACAGGCCTTGCTGGAACAGTCCGAAGCGGTCTTGCGCCGCTACCGCTATGCGCTGCACCTGGAGGCCGGGCGCCCCGAGGAACGATTGCTGTTCGACTACCAGCGCGCGCTGGCCGCGCGGCTGGGCTTCGAGGACGAGCACGCGAAGAATCTCGGCGTCGAGCAGTTCATGCAAGGTTATTACCGCGCCGCCAGCCAGGTCGAGCGGCTCGGCATGCAGGTGGCCGAGCGCTTCGAGGAGATGCTGGAGCCGCCGGGCGAAGCGGTTCCGGTGGGCAGGGATTTCGTGCGCTACGGCAAGCGCCTGGCGGCGGTCGACCCGCATTTGTTCATGCGCCGGCCGGCCGCCCTGGTGGAAATCTTCATCGCGCGGATGGACCAGTCCGGCGTGGCCGGCTTCAGCGCTGACACCATGCGCCGCATCCACCAGGCCACCGCCGCGCATGGCGATGCGCTGGCCGACGACGGCGAGGTGCTGGCCGCCTTCCTGCGGCTGCTGCGCCGTGGCGCGCCGGCGGTGGAGGCGCTGTGGCGGATGAACCGGCACGGCCTGCTGGCGGCGATCCTGCCCGCGTTCGGCAAGGTGTTCGGGCGCATGCAGTACGACCTGTTCCACGTCTACACGGTCGACGAACACACCCTGCGCGTGCTGCGCAACCTTGCACGCTTTGCCGACCCGGCGGCACAGCGCGAATTCCCGCTGGGCTGCGAGATCTGGGCCGGCCTGCCGGTACCGGAAGTGCTGCTGCTGGCGGGGCTGTTCCATGACATCGCCAAGGGCCGCGGCGGCGACCATTCGGTGCTGGGTGAGCAGGATGCACGCGTCTTCTGCAGCCGGCTGGGCCTGCCGCCCGGCGACGTCGAACAGGTCGCCTGGCTGGTGCGCTGGCACCTGCTGATGAGCACCACCGCGCAGCGCCAGGACATCACCGATCCCGACGTGGTGCACCGGTTTGCGCAAGTCGTCGGCAATCGCGAGCGGCTCGGCCAGTTGTACCTGCTGACCATCGCCGACATCATCGGCACCAGTCCGCGGCTGTGGAACGGCTGGAAGGACCGGCTGCTGGCCGACCTTTACACCAGTACCCGCTACGCCTTGCGCAGCGACGTGGAGCTGCCGCGCGACATCGGGGCGCGCGTGCGCGAATGTTCCGAGTATGCACTCGCGCTGCTGCTGGACGAGGGGCACGCTGAAGCCGATGTGGTGCGGGTCTGGGCCGACTTCCCGCAGCTCAGCTTCCTGCGCCATCGGCCCGAGCAGATCGCCTGGCAGACCGCGGCGATCCTGCGCGCGCACGGTGCGCTGCCGCTGGTGGCGGTGCACCCGCTGTCGGTGCGCGGCAGCACCGAGCTGTTTGTCTACACGCCCGATCGCGACGGCCTGTTCGCCACCGTCACCGCGGTGCTGGACCGCTTGCGCTTCTCGGTGATGGAGTCGCGCATCCTCAGCTCGCCGACCGGGATGGCGCTGGACACCTTCCTGCTGCTCGATGCGGACAGCCAGCAGCCGGTCAGCGCGGCGCGCGCGGAGGAACTGCAGCAGCGGCTGCAGCGCGCACTGGTGCAATCGGCCGGCGTGCAGCCGAGCAAGCGCGGCCTGTCGCGCCACCAGAAACATTTCCAGATGACGCCGCAGATCAGCTTCCACGCCGCCGGCGACCGCACCCAGCTGGCCCTGGTCGGCACCGACCGCCCCGGCCTGCTGGCCGCGGTGGCGCAGGTGATGCTGGCCACCGGGGTGCGCGTGCACGACGCGCGCATCGCCACTTTCGGCGAACGCGTGGAGGATTTCTTCCAGCTCACCGACCGGCACAACGCGCCGCTCGATGCGGCCCAGCAGGATCGCCTGCTGCATGCGCTGCTGGAGCGCATCGGGCCGGCACGGGATTGA
- the frr gene encoding ribosome recycling factor produces the protein MLNDIKNDAQTRMGKSIESLKHDLTRIRTGRASTALVDGIKVSYYGSDMPLPQVASVSLSDARTIIITPWEKTMVAPIEKALMASDLGITPTTAGTVIRLNMPALTEERRRELARHVGHEGENAKIAIRNVRRDALQQVKDLLKEKLITEDDDRRIDDEIQKLTDRAVKDVDAVVKAKEEELMAL, from the coding sequence ATGCTCAACGACATCAAGAACGACGCCCAGACCCGCATGGGCAAGAGCATCGAATCACTCAAGCACGACCTCACCCGCATCCGCACCGGCCGCGCCAGCACGGCGCTGGTGGACGGCATCAAGGTGTCCTACTACGGCTCGGACATGCCGTTGCCCCAGGTCGCCTCGGTCTCGCTGTCCGACGCGCGCACGATCATCATCACGCCGTGGGAAAAAACCATGGTGGCGCCGATCGAGAAGGCGCTGATGGCCTCCGACCTGGGCATCACGCCGACCACCGCCGGCACCGTGATCCGCCTGAACATGCCCGCGCTCACCGAGGAGCGCCGCAGGGAGCTGGCCAGGCACGTCGGCCACGAGGGCGAAAACGCCAAGATCGCGATCCGCAACGTGCGTCGCGACGCCCTGCAGCAGGTCAAGGACCTGCTCAAGGAAAAGCTCATTACCGAGGACGACGACCGCCGCATCGACGACGAGATCCAGAAGCTCACCGATCGCGCGGTGAAGGATGTCGACGCCGTGGTCAAGGCGAAGGAAGAGGAGCTGATGGCGCTCTGA
- the rpsB gene encoding 30S ribosomal protein S2: protein MAQVTMRQMLEAGVHFGHQTRYWNPKMAPYIFGARGKIHIINLEKTLPLFTDAMNFLSGLAQKRGTVLFVGTKRSAREPLAEEAARAGMPFVTSRWLGGMLTNFRTVKQSVSRLKELEAAETDGSFEKLVKHEVLARRRERDKLQASLGGIKDMNRLPDALFVIDIGHEDIAVQEAKKLGIPVIAVVDTNYNPELVDYAIPGNDDAIRAIQLYARAAADSILEGKAAAPAAAQGDANDFVELDEEGNPVAKVDRKPAPRRDAAPRKSAPRRDGGRDGGRGPRNDGAPAAK, encoded by the coding sequence ATGGCCCAAGTCACCATGCGCCAGATGCTCGAAGCCGGCGTCCATTTCGGTCACCAGACCCGTTACTGGAACCCGAAGATGGCCCCGTACATCTTCGGTGCCCGCGGCAAGATCCACATCATCAACCTCGAAAAGACCCTGCCGCTGTTCACCGACGCGATGAACTTCCTGTCGGGTCTGGCGCAAAAGCGCGGCACCGTCCTGTTCGTCGGCACCAAGCGCTCGGCGCGCGAGCCGCTGGCCGAAGAGGCCGCCCGCGCCGGCATGCCGTTCGTCACCTCGCGCTGGCTCGGCGGCATGCTGACCAACTTCCGCACCGTGAAGCAGTCCGTTTCGCGCCTGAAGGAGCTGGAAGCGGCCGAGACCGACGGCAGCTTCGAGAAGCTGGTCAAGCACGAAGTGCTGGCCCGTCGCCGCGAGCGCGACAAGCTGCAGGCCTCGCTGGGCGGCATCAAGGACATGAACCGCCTGCCCGACGCGCTGTTCGTGATCGACATCGGCCACGAAGACATTGCCGTGCAGGAAGCCAAGAAGCTCGGCATCCCGGTGATCGCGGTGGTCGACACCAACTACAACCCGGAGCTGGTCGACTACGCCATCCCGGGCAATGACGACGCGATCCGCGCGATCCAGCTGTACGCCCGCGCCGCCGCCGACTCGATCCTCGAAGGCAAGGCCGCCGCGCCGGCCGCCGCCCAGGGCGACGCCAACGACTTCGTCGAGCTGGACGAGGAAGGCAACCCGGTCGCCAAGGTCGATCGCAAGCCGGCTCCGCGCCGCGACGCCGCCCCGCGCAAGAGCGCCCCGCGCCGCGATGGCGGCCGTGACGGCGGCCGCGGCCCGCGCAACGACGGCGCGCCTGCCGCCAAGTAA
- a CDS encoding CopD family protein, whose protein sequence is MTYLLIKSLHLLFVIAWMATVFYLPRILVNLAEAANEPVVLARLQLMGRRLYKFGHNMFGIAFLFGLTLWQGWRVFPQTLPNVTAGTHWIDAKLTLVAVLLAYFVWAGRMLKRSEKGDALPSSRALRWLNEPPVLLLLAVIWLVLAKPF, encoded by the coding sequence ATGACCTATCTGCTGATCAAGTCGCTGCATCTGCTGTTCGTCATTGCCTGGATGGCCACGGTGTTCTACCTGCCGCGGATCCTGGTGAACCTGGCCGAGGCGGCGAACGAGCCGGTGGTGCTGGCGCGGCTGCAACTGATGGGGCGGCGGCTGTACAAGTTCGGCCACAACATGTTCGGCATCGCGTTCCTGTTCGGGCTGACCCTGTGGCAGGGCTGGCGGGTGTTTCCGCAGACGTTGCCGAACGTCACCGCCGGCACGCACTGGATCGACGCCAAGCTGACCCTGGTCGCCGTGCTGCTGGCCTACTTCGTCTGGGCCGGGCGCATGCTCAAACGTAGCGAGAAGGGCGACGCGCTGCCGTCCTCGCGCGCGCTGCGCTGGCTCAACGAACCGCCGGTGCTGCTGCTGCTGGCCGTGATCTGGCTGGTGCTCGCCAAGCCTTTCTGA
- the map gene encoding type I methionyl aminopeptidase, whose translation MAITLKSPADLEGMRVAGKLAAEVLAMLKEYVKPGVTTEELDRRAYEHIVKVQKAIPANVGYHGFPKTLCTSVNHVICHGIPNEGKVLKDGDIVNLDVTVIKDGWHGDTSRMYIAGAPSVLAKRLVDTTFEAMMRGIQAVRPGATLGDIGHAIQQHAEAAGFSVVREYCGHGIGKVYHDEPQVLHYGKPGIGVELKKGMTFTIEPMINAGKPHTRQLPDGWTVVTKDHSLSAQWEHTIAVTDDGFEILTPWPDA comes from the coding sequence ATGGCCATTACCCTGAAATCCCCCGCCGACCTCGAAGGCATGCGCGTCGCCGGCAAGCTGGCGGCCGAAGTGCTGGCGATGCTCAAGGAGTACGTCAAGCCCGGCGTCACCACCGAGGAACTGGACCGGCGCGCCTACGAGCACATCGTCAAGGTGCAGAAGGCGATCCCCGCCAACGTCGGCTACCACGGCTTCCCCAAGACCCTGTGCACCTCGGTCAACCACGTGATCTGCCATGGCATCCCGAACGAGGGCAAGGTGCTCAAGGACGGCGACATCGTCAACCTCGACGTCACCGTGATCAAGGACGGCTGGCACGGCGACACCAGCCGCATGTACATCGCCGGCGCCCCTTCGGTGCTGGCCAAACGGCTGGTCGACACCACCTTCGAGGCGATGATGCGCGGTATCCAGGCGGTGCGCCCGGGCGCCACGCTGGGCGACATCGGCCACGCGATCCAGCAGCATGCCGAGGCGGCCGGCTTTTCGGTGGTGCGTGAGTATTGCGGCCACGGCATCGGCAAGGTCTACCACGACGAGCCGCAGGTGCTGCACTACGGCAAGCCCGGTATCGGCGTCGAGCTGAAGAAGGGCATGACCTTCACCATCGAGCCGATGATCAACGCCGGCAAGCCGCATACCCGCCAGCTGCCGGACGGCTGGACGGTGGTGACCAAGGACCACTCGCTGTCGGCGCAGTGGGAACACACCATCGCCGTCACCGACGACGGCTTCGAGATCCTCACGCCCTGGCCGGATGCCTGA
- the thrS gene encoding threonine--tRNA ligase produces MIEITLPDGSKRPFDHPVTVQDVAASIGAGLAKATLAGKVDGRLVDASFAIGHDASVQIVTEKSPEALEILRHSTAHLMGQAVQRLFPGAQVTIGPVIDNGFYYDFAYERPFTPEDLPKIEAEMHKLVAEQLPVTRSVKSRDEAVAFFRGLGESYKAEIIQGIPAAEDLSLYSQGEFTDLCRGPHVPNTGKLHSFKLMKVAGAYWRGDSSNAMLSRIYGTAWLNDKDLKAYLYQLEEAEKRDHRKLGKQLDLFHQQEESPGMVFWHPNGWAIWQQVEQYMRGVYRKSGYQEVRCPMVLDVSLWKKSGHWDNYKENMFFTESEKHTFALKPMNCPGHVQIFNEGLRSYRDLPLRYGEFGGCHRNEPSGALHGIMRVRAFTQDDGHIFCTPGQIESEVTEFHRQAMQVYADFGFNDIDVALALRPDKRIGGDDVWDRAEAALRGALSAAGVKWTELPGEGAFYGPKIEYHMKDSIGRDWQVGTMQVDFMMPERLGAEYVDEHSQKRHPVMLHRAIVGSMERFIGILIEHHAGLLPAWLAPLQAVVLNITDAQAGYVREVTQALVDKGFRVQSDLRNEKVGYKIREHTLQKVPYLLVVGDRERERGAVSVRTRSGEDLGSMPLAGFVERLETEIRR; encoded by the coding sequence ATGATTGAAATCACGCTACCCGACGGCAGCAAGAGGCCGTTCGATCACCCCGTCACCGTGCAGGACGTGGCCGCCTCCATCGGCGCCGGCCTGGCCAAGGCGACTCTGGCCGGCAAGGTCGACGGACGGCTGGTCGACGCCAGCTTCGCGATCGGGCACGACGCCAGCGTGCAGATCGTCACCGAGAAGAGTCCCGAGGCACTGGAAATCCTGCGCCACTCCACCGCGCACCTGATGGGTCAGGCCGTGCAGCGGCTGTTCCCCGGCGCGCAGGTCACCATCGGCCCGGTGATCGACAACGGCTTCTACTACGACTTCGCCTACGAGCGCCCGTTCACGCCCGAGGACTTGCCGAAGATCGAGGCGGAGATGCACAAGCTCGTCGCCGAGCAACTGCCGGTGACGCGCAGCGTGAAGTCGCGCGACGAGGCGGTGGCGTTCTTCCGCGGCCTGGGCGAGAGCTACAAGGCCGAGATCATCCAGGGCATTCCCGCCGCCGAGGATCTGTCGCTGTACTCGCAGGGCGAGTTCACCGACCTGTGTCGCGGCCCGCACGTGCCGAACACCGGCAAGCTGCATTCGTTCAAGCTGATGAAGGTGGCCGGCGCGTACTGGCGTGGCGACTCCAGCAACGCAATGCTCAGCCGCATTTACGGCACCGCCTGGCTCAACGACAAGGATCTGAAGGCGTATCTGTACCAGCTGGAGGAGGCCGAGAAACGCGATCACCGCAAGCTTGGCAAGCAGCTCGACCTGTTCCACCAGCAGGAAGAAAGCCCCGGCATGGTGTTCTGGCACCCGAACGGCTGGGCGATCTGGCAGCAGGTCGAGCAGTACATGCGCGGCGTCTACAGGAAGAGCGGCTACCAGGAAGTGCGCTGCCCGATGGTGCTGGACGTGTCGTTGTGGAAGAAGTCTGGCCACTGGGACAACTACAAGGAGAACATGTTCTTCACCGAGTCGGAGAAGCACACGTTCGCGCTCAAGCCGATGAACTGCCCCGGCCACGTGCAGATCTTCAACGAGGGCTTGCGCAGCTACCGCGACCTGCCGCTGCGCTACGGCGAGTTCGGCGGCTGCCACCGCAACGAACCGTCCGGCGCGCTGCACGGCATCATGCGCGTGCGCGCGTTCACCCAGGATGATGGCCACATCTTCTGCACGCCCGGGCAGATCGAATCGGAAGTCACCGAGTTCCACCGCCAGGCCATGCAGGTGTATGCCGACTTCGGTTTCAACGATATCGATGTGGCGCTGGCCCTGCGGCCGGACAAGCGCATCGGCGGCGATGATGTGTGGGATCGTGCCGAGGCGGCGCTGCGCGGCGCGTTGTCCGCCGCCGGGGTGAAGTGGACCGAGCTGCCCGGCGAGGGCGCGTTCTACGGCCCCAAGATCGAGTACCACATGAAGGACTCGATCGGTCGCGACTGGCAGGTCGGCACCATGCAGGTCGATTTCATGATGCCCGAGCGCCTGGGCGCCGAATATGTGGACGAACACTCGCAAAAACGGCATCCGGTGATGCTGCACCGGGCCATTGTCGGCTCGATGGAGCGTTTCATCGGCATCCTGATCGAGCACCACGCCGGCCTGCTGCCGGCCTGGCTGGCCCCGCTGCAGGCGGTGGTGCTCAACATCACCGACGCGCAGGCCGGTTACGTTCGCGAGGTGACGCAAGCCCTTGTCGACAAAGGTTTCCGGGTACAATCGGATTTGCGCAACGAGAAAGTCGGCTATAAAATCCGCGAGCATACGCTGCAGAAAGTGCCTTATCTTCTCGTGGTCGGTGATCGCGAGAGGGAAAGGGGTGCCGTTTCCGTGCGTACCCGTTCCGGCGAGGACCTGGGCAGCATGCCGCTGGCCGGCTTCGTCGAACGACTGGAGACCGAAATCCGGCGCTGA
- the tsf gene encoding translation elongation factor Ts, protein MSNISAQLVKELRERSGAGMMECKKALVENNGDIEVAMEWLRKSGLAKADKKASRVAAEGRIVAAQAPGKAVLVEINCETDFVAKDASFLKFSDTVADVALNSGAADIDALKAAAYPGATNVEEAAKALIATIGEKIDVRRLARVSTDGIIGSYIHGGRIGVLVALKGGSGELAKGIAMHVAAMNPAYVRAEDVPADFLAKEKEIALAAMSDKEKNKPADILEKIVSGKVHKIVSEVTLLGQPYVLDTNVSVAEALKKEGADVVSVARLAVGEGIEKVEEDFAAEVMKQAGLR, encoded by the coding sequence ATGAGCAATATTTCCGCACAACTGGTCAAGGAGCTGCGCGAGCGGTCCGGCGCCGGCATGATGGAATGCAAGAAGGCGCTGGTCGAGAACAACGGCGACATCGAAGTCGCGATGGAATGGCTGCGCAAGTCCGGCCTGGCCAAGGCCGACAAGAAGGCCAGCCGCGTCGCCGCCGAAGGCCGCATCGTGGCCGCCCAGGCCCCGGGCAAGGCCGTGCTGGTCGAGATCAACTGCGAGACCGACTTCGTCGCCAAGGACGCCAGCTTCCTGAAATTCAGCGACACCGTCGCCGACGTCGCGCTGAACTCCGGCGCCGCCGACATCGACGCGCTGAAAGCGGCCGCCTACCCGGGCGCCACCAACGTGGAAGAAGCCGCCAAGGCGCTGATCGCCACCATCGGCGAGAAGATCGACGTGCGCCGCCTGGCCCGCGTCTCCACCGACGGCATCATCGGCAGCTACATCCACGGCGGCCGCATCGGCGTGCTGGTGGCGCTCAAGGGCGGTTCCGGCGAACTGGCCAAGGGCATCGCGATGCACGTCGCCGCGATGAACCCGGCCTATGTCCGTGCCGAGGACGTGCCGGCCGACTTCCTCGCCAAGGAAAAGGAAATCGCGCTGGCCGCCATGTCGGACAAGGAAAAGAACAAGCCCGCCGACATCCTGGAGAAGATCGTCTCCGGCAAGGTCCACAAGATCGTCTCCGAGGTCACCCTGCTCGGCCAGCCCTACGTGCTGGACACCAACGTGAGCGTGGCCGAGGCGCTGAAGAAGGAAGGCGCCGACGTGGTCTCGGTGGCTCGCCTGGCCGTCGGCGAAGGCATCGAGAAGGTGGAAGAGGACTTCGCCGCCGAAGTGATGAAGCAGGCCGGCTTGAGGTAA
- the pyrH gene encoding UMP kinase, with translation MSDQPKYRRILLKLSGEALMGDADYGIDPKVIGRLADEIIEVRRAGVEVGVVIGGGNIFRGAGLAAAGMDRVTGDHMGMLATVMNALAMADAIEKRGGYARVMSAIQIHDVAEDYIRRRAIRHIEKGRIVLFAAGTGNPFFTTDSAAALRAVEIGADLLLKATKVDGVYTADPARHADATRYEQLTYGDVIQRNLQVMDTAAIALCRDHGMPLRIYDMTVPGSLMRIMRGESIGTLVDGG, from the coding sequence ATGAGCGACCAGCCCAAGTACCGCCGCATCCTGCTCAAGCTCTCCGGTGAAGCGCTGATGGGCGATGCCGACTACGGCATCGACCCGAAGGTGATCGGCCGGCTCGCCGACGAGATCATCGAGGTGCGCCGCGCCGGCGTGGAGGTGGGCGTGGTGATCGGCGGCGGCAACATCTTCCGCGGCGCCGGCCTCGCCGCGGCCGGCATGGACCGGGTCACCGGCGACCACATGGGCATGCTGGCCACGGTGATGAACGCGCTGGCGATGGCCGATGCGATCGAAAAACGCGGCGGCTACGCGCGGGTGATGAGCGCGATCCAGATCCACGACGTGGCCGAGGACTATATCCGCCGCCGTGCGATCCGCCACATCGAGAAAGGCCGCATCGTGCTGTTCGCCGCCGGCACCGGCAATCCGTTCTTCACCACCGATTCCGCCGCCGCGCTGCGCGCGGTGGAAATCGGCGCCGACCTGCTGCTGAAGGCGACCAAGGTGGATGGCGTGTACACCGCCGACCCGGCGCGCCACGCCGACGCCACCCGCTACGAGCAGCTCACCTACGGCGACGTGATCCAGCGCAACCTGCAGGTGATGGACACCGCCGCCATCGCGCTGTGCCGCGACCATGGCATGCCGCTGCGCATTTACGACATGACCGTGCCGGGCAGCCTGATGCGGATCATGCGGGGCGAGTCGATCGGCACCCTGGTCGACGGCGGCTGA
- a CDS encoding NAD-dependent epimerase, translated as MRILVTGTAGFIGAALAQRLLARGDVVYGVDNHNTYYDPALKEARLARFIDHPNYTHQRADLADAEALNHAFAACAPQRVVNLAAQAGVRYSLQNPQAYVASNLVGFVNMLEACRHGSVEHLVYASSSSVYGANRKLPFAVEDAVDHPVSLYAASKKANELMAHTYSHLYGLPTTGLRFFTVYGPWGRPDMSPMLFADRISRGEPIDVFNFGHHSRDFTYIDDIVEGVIRTLDHPAEPDPAYDAERPNPGSSNAPYRVYNLGNDQPVQLLRFIELLEQNFGRRVEKRLLPMQPGDVPDTWADVTALRRDVGYAPNTSIEDGVTRFVAWYREYHRLD; from the coding sequence ATGCGCATCCTGGTCACCGGCACCGCCGGCTTCATCGGCGCCGCGCTGGCGCAGCGCCTGCTGGCGCGCGGCGACGTGGTGTACGGCGTCGACAACCACAACACCTACTACGACCCGGCGCTGAAGGAAGCACGGCTGGCGCGCTTCATCGACCATCCGAACTACACGCACCAGCGTGCCGACCTGGCCGACGCGGAGGCGCTGAATCACGCGTTTGCCGCATGCGCACCGCAGCGGGTGGTGAACCTCGCCGCGCAGGCCGGCGTGCGCTATTCGCTGCAGAACCCGCAGGCCTACGTGGCGAGCAACCTGGTCGGCTTCGTCAACATGCTCGAGGCCTGCCGCCACGGCAGCGTGGAGCATCTGGTGTACGCCTCGTCCAGCTCGGTCTACGGCGCCAACCGCAAGCTGCCGTTCGCGGTGGAGGACGCGGTCGACCATCCGGTCAGCCTGTACGCCGCCAGCAAGAAGGCGAACGAGCTGATGGCGCATACCTACAGCCATCTGTATGGCCTGCCCACCACCGGCCTGCGCTTCTTCACCGTGTACGGGCCGTGGGGCCGGCCGGACATGTCGCCGATGCTGTTCGCCGACCGCATCAGCCGCGGCGAACCGATCGACGTGTTCAACTTCGGCCACCACAGCCGCGACTTCACCTATATCGACGACATCGTCGAGGGCGTGATCCGCACGCTCGACCATCCGGCCGAACCGGACCCGGCCTACGACGCGGAGCGGCCGAACCCCGGCAGCTCGAACGCGCCGTACCGCGTCTACAACCTCGGCAACGACCAGCCGGTGCAGCTGCTGCGCTTCATCGAACTGCTGGAGCAGAACTTCGGCCGCCGCGTGGAAAAACGCCTGCTGCCGATGCAGCCAGGCGACGTGCCCGACACCTGGGCCGACGTGACGGCGCTGCGCCGCGACGTGGGCTACGCGCCGAATACCTCGATCGAGGATGGCGTGACACGCTTCGTCGCGTGGTACCGCGAATACCACCGCCTCGACTGA